The following nucleotide sequence is from Zea mays cultivar B73 chromosome 1, Zm-B73-REFERENCE-NAM-5.0, whole genome shotgun sequence.
aaaatgggctacaactgtttattcactgatataggtgtcactgtctttagaagaagtgatgattcagtagcatttaagggagtgttagagggtcagctatactttgtagattttgatagagctgaactcgacacttgcttaattgctaagactaacatgggttggctctggcaccgccgactagcccatgttgggatgaagaatcttcaaaagcttctaaagggagaacacattttaggattaacaaatgttcattttgagaaacacAGGatatgtagcgcatgccaagcaggaaagcaagttggtgcccatcatccacacaagaacatcatgacgaccgacagaccactagagctcctacacatggatctattcggcccgattgcttacataagcatcggcgggagtaagtactgtctagttattgtggatgactattctcgcttcacttgggtgttctttttgcaggaaaaatctcatacccaagagaccttaaagggattcttgagacgggctcaaaacgagttcggcttaaggatcaagaaaattagaagcgacaacgggacggagttcaagaactcacaaatcgaaggcttccttgaggaggagggcatcaagcatgagttctcttctccctacacgccacaacaaaatggtgtagtggagaggaagaatcgaactctattggacatggctagaaccatgcttgatgagtacaagacatcagatcggttttgggccgaggcggtcaacaccgcctgctacgccatcaaccggttgtatctacaccgaatcctcaagaagacatcctatgaactcctaaccggtaaaaagcccaacatttcatattttagagtctttggtagcaaatgctttattcttgttaaaagatgtagaaaatctaaatttgctcctaagactgtagaaggctttttactaggatatgattcaaacacaaggacatatagagtctttaacaagtcctccggacaagttgaagtctcctgtgacgttgtgtttgatgagactaacggctctcaagtagagcaagttgatcttgatgagataggtattgaagaggctctatgtatcgcgctaaggaacatgtccattggggatgtgtgtcctaaggaatccgaagagcctccaaatgcacaagatcaaccatcctcctccacgcaagcatctccaccaactcaaaatgaggatgaggctcaagttgatgaaggagaagatcaagcaaatgagccacctcaagatgacggcaatgatcaagggggagatgcaaatgatcaagataaagaggatgatgaaccaagaccgccacacccaagagtccaccaagcaatccaacgagatcaccccgtcgacaccatcctcggcgacattcataagggggtaaccactagatctcgtgttgcacatttttgtgagcattactcttttgtttcctctattgagccacacatggtagaggaagcacttcaagattcggattgggtggtggcgatgcaagaggagctcaacaacttcacgaggaatgaggtatggcatttagttccacgtcctaatcaaaatgttgtaggaaccaaatgggtcttccgcaacaagcaagatgagcatggtgtggtgataaggaacaaagctcgacttgtggccaagggatactcccaagtcgaaggtttggatttcggtaaaacctatgcacccgtagctaggcttgagtcaattcgaatattattagcctatgctacttaccatggcttcaagctttaccaaatggacgtgaagagtgccttcctcaatggaccaatcaaggaagaggtctatgttgagcaacctcccggctttgaaaatagtgagtaccctcaccatgtgtataaactctctaaggcgctttatgggctcaagcaagccccaagagcatggtatgaatgccttagggatttccttatcactaatggattcaacgtcggaaaggctgatcctactttattcactaaaactcttgaaaatgacttgtttgtttgccaaatttatgttgatgatattatatttgggtctactaatgagtctacatgtgaagaatttagtaggatcatgacacaaaaatttgagatgtctatgatgggggagttgaagtattttttaggatttcaagtaaagcaactccaagagggcaccttcctaagccaaacgaagtatactcaagatattttaagcaagtttggaatgaaggatgccaaacccatcaagacacccatgggaaccaatgggcatctcgacctcgacgaaggaggtaaatccgtcaatcaaaaggtataccggtcgatgataggttccttactctacttatgtgcatctcgaccggatattatgctttccgtatgcatgtgtgcaagattccaagccaaccctaaggaagctcaccttacggccgtaaaacgaatcttgagatacttagtttatactcctaagtttgggatttggtatcctaggggatccacttttgatttgattggttattcggatgccgattgggcggggtgtaaaatcaatagaaagagcacatcggggacttgccagttcttgggaagatccttggtgtcttgggcttcaaagaagcaaaattcggtcgctctttctaccgccgaagccgagtacattgccgcaggacattgttgcgcgcaactactttggatgaggcaaacccttagggactatggttacaaattgaccaaagttcctcttctatgtgataatgagagtgcaatccgcatggcggataatcccgttgagcatagccgcactaagcacatagccattcggtatcactttttaagggatcaccaacaaaaaggagatatcgagatttcttacattaatactaaagatcaattagccgatatctttaccaagccacttgatgaacaaacatttaacaaacttaggcatgagctaaatattcttgattctaggaacttcttttgttgatttgcacacatagctcatttatatacctttgatcatgtctctttcatatgctatgactaatgtgttttcaagtccatttcaaaccaagtcataggagtattgaaaggaaattggagtcttcagcgaagacaaaggcttccactccgtaacccatccttcgccgtcactccgagcaactctccatctttaggggagagaaaaggactccgtctttggtataatcttcactcattcatttatgaccaaagggggagagagtaattctaaagggctctaatgactccgtttttggcgattcatgccaaagggggagaaagtattagcccaaagcaaaaggaccgaccgcaccaccacctaattttaaaaagagtttttccattggtatgattctcaatagataaatttaaaattggtatcttattatgttcaaaagggggagaaagtagcatttcaaaattgatatatcaaaaccctgttgaactctaagaggagaattttatttagggggagttttgtttagtcaaaggaaaggcatttgaaacatggggagaaaaattcaagtcttaaaaatgcttcacaaaatcttattcatttacctttgactatttgcaaaagaactttgaaaaggatttacaaaagaatttgcaaaaacaaaacaagtggtgcaagcgtggtccaaaatattaaaaatgaagaaacaatccatgcatatcatataagtattaatattggctcaattccaagcaacctttgcacttacattatgcaaactagttcaattatgcacttctacatttgctttggtttgtgttggcatcaatcaccaaaaagggggagattgaaagggaattaggcttacacctagttcctaattgattttggtggttgaattgcccaacacaaataattggactaactagtttgttctagtgtacaagttatacaggtgccaaaggttcacacttagccaataaaaagaccaagtatggggttcaacaacgagagcaagggataaccgaaggcacctctggtctggcgcaccggactgtccggtgtgccaccggacagtgtccggtgcacaaggggacttcacgctgaactcttcaccttcgggaaaatccagaggcgctccgctataattcaccggactgtccggtgtacaccagacactgtccggtgctccaaggaagagcgactctggaactcgccagcttcgggaatttgctccgctataattcaccggacatgtccggtgtacaccggactgtccagtgagccagcggggcaacgactacttcgcgccaacggtcacctgcagacgcatttaatgcgcgccagaagcgcgcagaagtcaggcacgcgcgagatggtgcaccggacaatctacagtacttgtccggtgtacaccggacagccaggcgggcccagaagtcagaagctccaacgatcgaatcccaacggcctggtgacgtggctggcgcaccggacatgtccggtgtgcaccggaatgtccggtgcaccatacgacagtcagtcaccaccaaacggctagtttggtggttggggctataaatacccccaaccaccccacattcaagtcatccatgttttcccacttcaactacttacaagggctctagcattcaattctagacacacccaagtgatcaaatcctctccaaactccacacaacgccctagtgattagtgagagagatttgcttgtgttctttcgagctcttgcgcttggattgctttcttctttctttgattcttcattgcgatcaaactcacttgtaattgaggaaagagacaccaatcttgtggtggtccttgtgggaactttgtgttccaagtgattgagaagaaaagctcactcggtccgagggaccgtttgagagagagggaaagggttgaaagagacccggtctttgtgaccacctcaacggggagtaggtttgcgagaaccgaacctcggtaaaacaaatccacatgtcacagttcttatttgcttgcgatttgttttgcaccctctctcgcgaacttgattatatttctaacgctaacccgacttgtagttgtgattatttttgagaatttcagttttgccctattcaccccccctctaggcgactttcacctggcgcaccggatagtccggtgcaccaccggacactgtctggtgcggatttccttccttatttggcgaagccgaccgttggcagacttggagccgttggcgcaccggacactgtccggtgcacaccggacagtccggtgccccctactagccgttggcttgaccacgtgtcccgcgcggatcgtgcggccgaccgttggctcaccggacaatccggtgcacaccggacagtccggtgaattttagccgtacgccgttaattacttcccgagagcagcaagtttgcctgagtctgcctggcgcaccggacactgtccggtgcacccagactgagcagactttggctgaacaaagccatctcttttccaatttgatttctcctgtttccagcactgagacacaatacatcagtccataaaacaatgtactaagtctagaaacataccttttgacttgatttgcactttgtccaccactttgcatagatctacacttaggcacttgtgttggatactaaatcaccaaaatacttagaaatggcccaaagacacatttctctttcagagagagagagagattgacGATGGTGTTAGCCTGTGCAGCAGCCAGGCTAGTCCACCCAAGCATTGGCATGGGCATGGTGTCCAAGCAGCACCCAAGAACACCGCCGCCGTCCTCCTGCTGCCTACACATCCACCACATCCTCTACCTTAGGCCCGTCGCCAGCAGCCACCACTTGGCGCGCCACTCCGTCTACGTCACCAAGGACGACAAGCCGCTTGAGCCGCCGCTGCCGGCGGCTGTAGAGACAGAGAGCACGCATCAGCAGGAGGACGAGGACGGCGGGCCAAAGCTGGACCCGAGGCGGTTCGAGGAGAAGTTCGCGGTGCTGAACACGGGGGTCCACGAGTGCCGGTCCTACGGGCACCGCTACGACCAGGCGGCGGGGGACCCGTCGTACCCGGTGCCGTCGGGCCTCCCCTTCGCGCAGCTGCCCGACGACTGGCGGTGCCCCACCTGCGGCGCCGCGCAGACTTCTTCGAGAGCAAGAGCGTGGAGATTGCCGGGTTCGCGCAGAACCAGCAGTTCGGGCTGGGCGGCAACTCCTTCACCTCCGGCCAGAAGGGCCTGCTCATCTATGGCAGCCTCCTCATcgacttcctcttcttcatctCCGGCTACTTCCTGCAATGATGACGCCAACAACGACTCTTTCTGATCTTATCTGCTTTCCGTTTGTGTGAATAGAATACTTCGTCCGTGCATGTACTCCTCCCCACTCCCAGGGAACAACATTCATCATCAATCGAGTAGAAACTCTTGGTTTTAGATTTTTTTTGATTTGATGCGGTGATCGTTAAGTTCACAGGAACACCGAGCGCATATCCCCTccatggttgtaatatgtgggcaacaaaactACAAACTACACACAAAGCATGTCATAGGCAGAGTGGTAGAGGAGGGTACGCGTGGTGCACACATATCTTATCCACCCATGGCCTGGCCTCCATCTGTGTTCCTGATGCCCGTGGCCATCACCAACCGcctgtgctatttttagtggcggtttattaagaaaaccgccactagaaatcgtatttccagaggcggttccttaagaaaaccgccactagaaatcatttttatccttaatttttcgagtttttcaaacaacctcgtatgatgaaaccaccaaaataaaagttgtatatCTCTGAAAGTTATAAAACTTTATAATTGACAACTGTTTTTTTTTGAAATCATTTCGTCTCTCAAAAATTGtatctaaatttgtcaaatttaaaattcaaattttgcaaacgacctcggattaaaaattattcaactttgtagttgacaacgttTTTATTTGAATTAGTTTAcggtctcaaataagcaatttacactcatttggttgtaatatgtgggcaacaaaactacaaactagacacaaagcATGTCATAGGCAGAGCGGTAGAGGAGGGTACGCGTGGTGCACACATATCTTATCCACCCATGGCCTGGCCTCCATCTGTGTTCCTGATGCCCGTGGCCATCACAGGAACACCGAGCGCATATCCCCTCCATGGATTCCTGCTTCCCTCTCCTTCCCTAGGCCAGCTCCTAGCTTTCTTCCCTAGCTAGGGCATATACCGTTTCTATCCAGGAGGAGTCCAGagagacacacacacacacacagagagagagagagagattgacGATGGCGTTAGCCTGTGCAGCAGCCAGGCTAGTCCACCCATGCATTGGCATGGGCATGGTGTCCAAGCATCACCCAAGAACACCGCCACCGTCCTCCTGCTGCCTACACCTCCACCACATCCTCTACCTTAGGCCCGTCGCCAGCAGCCACCACTTGGCGCGCCACTCCGTCGACGTCACCAAGGACGACAAGCCGCttgagccgccgccgccggcggctGCATAGACAGAGAGCACACAGCAGGAGGAGGACGAGGACGGCGGGCCAAAGCTGGACCCGAGGCGGTTCGTGGAGAAGTTCGCGGTGCTGAACACGGGGGTCCACGAGTGCCGGTCCTGCGGGTACCGCTACGACCAGGAGGCGGGGGACCCGTCGTACCCGGTGCCGCCGGGCCTCCCCTTCGCGCAGCTGCCCGACGACTGGCGGTGCCCCACCTGCGGCGCCACGCAGTCCTTCTTCGAGAGCAAGAGCGTGGAGATCGTCGGGTTCGCGCAGAACCAGCAGTTCGGGCTGGGCGGCAACTCCCTCACCTCCGGCCAGAAGGACCTGCTCATCTACGGCAGCCTCCTCATCGGCTTCCTCTTCTTCATCTCCGGCTACTTCCTGCAATGATGATGCCAACAACGACTCTTTCTGATCTGATTTGCTTTCCGTTTGTGTGAATAGAATACTTCATCCGTGCATGTACTCCTCTCCACTCCTAGGGAACAACATTCATCATCAATCGACTAGAAACTCTTGGTTTTAGATTTTTTGATTTGATGCGGTGATCGTTAAGTTCACAGGAACACCGAGCGCATATCCCCTccatggttgtaatatgtgggcaacaaaactacaaactagacacaaagcATGTCATAGGCAGAGTGGTAGAGGAGGGTACGCGTGGTGCACACATATCTTATCCACCCATGGCCTGGCCTCCATCTGTGTTCCTGATGCCCGTGGCCATCACCAACCGCCTGTGCTATTTCTAGTggtggtttcttaagaaaaccgccactagaaatcatgggtttctagtggcggttttcttaagaaaccgccagtagaaatcgatttctagtggcggttttcttaaggaaccgccactagaaatcatttttatccttaatttttcgagtttttcaaacgacctcgtatgatgaaaccaccaaaataaaagttgtagatctctgaaagttataaaactttatagttgacaacttttttttgAAATCATTTCGTCTCTCAAAAATTGtatctaaatttgtcaaatttaaaattcaaattttgcaaacgacctcggatgaaaaaagtgtcaaaatgaaagttgtagaacttcaaaaattattcaaatttgtagttgacaacttttttatttcaaTTCATTTACGGTCTCaaacaagcaatttacactcatttggttgtaatatgtgggcaacaaaactacaaactagacaaAAAGCATGCCATAGGCAGAGTGGTAGAGGACGTTACGTGTGGTGCACACATATCTTATAAACGCATGGCCTGGCCTCCATTTGTGTTCCTGATGCCCGTGGCCATCACACGAACACCGAGCGCATTTCCCCTCCATGGATTCCTGCTTCCCTCTCCTTCCCTAGGCCATCTCTTAGCTTTCTTCCCTAGCTAGGGCATATATCGTTTCTATCTAGGAGGAGtccagagagagagagattgaCGATGGCGTTAGCATGTGCAGCAGCCAGGCTAGTCCACCTATGCATTGGCATGGGCATGGTGTCCAAGCAGCACCCAAGAACACCGCTGTCGTCCTCCTGCTGCCTACACCTCCACCACATCCTCTACCTTAGGCCCGTCGCCAGCAGCCACCACATGGCGCGCCACTCCGTCTACGTCACAAAGGACGACAAGCCGCTTGAGTCGCCGCCGGCAGCGGCTGCAGAGATAGAGAGCACGCAGCAGGAGGAGGACGAGGACGGTGGGCCAAAGCTGGACCCGAGGCGGTTCGAGGAGAAGTTCGCGGTGCTGAACACGGGGGTCCACGAGTGCCGGTCCTGCGGGTACCGCTACGACCAGGCGGCGGGGGACCCGTCGTACCCGGTGCTGCCGGGCCTCCCCTTCGCGCAGCTGCCCGACGACTGGCGGTGCCCCACATGCGGCGCCGCGCAGTCCTTCTTCGAGAGCAAGAGCGTGGAGATCGCCGGGTTCGCGCAGAACCAGCAGTTCGGGCTGGGCGACAACTCCCTCACCTCCGGTCAGAAGGGCCTGCTCATCTACGGCAGCCTCCTCATCGGCTTCCTCTTCTTCATCTCCGGCTACTTACTGCAATGATGACGCCAACAACGACTCTTTCTGATCTGATCTGCTTTCCGTTTGTGTGAATAGAATACTTCGTCCGTGCATCTACTCCTCCCCACTCCCAGGGAACAACATTCATCATCAATCGACTAGAAACTCTTTGTTTTAGATTTTTTTTGATTTGATGCGGTGATCGTTAAGTTCACAGGAACACCGAGCGCATATCCCCTccatggttgtaatatgtgggcaacaaaactacaaactagacacaaagcATGTCATAGGCAGAGTGGTAGAGGAGGGTACGCGTGGTGCACACATATCTTATCCACCCATGGCCTGGCCTCCATCTGTGTTCCTGATGCCCGGGGCCATCACAGGAACACCGAGCGCATATCCCCTCCATGGATTCCTGCTTCCCTCTCCTTCCCTAGGCCAGCTCCTAGCTTTTTCCCTAGCTAGGGCATATACCGTTTCTATCCAGGAGGagttcagagagagagagagagattgacGATGGCGTTAGCCGTTGCAGCAGCCAGGCTAGTCCACCCATGCATTGGCATGGGCATGGTGTCCAAGCAGCACCCAAGAACACCGCTGCCGTCCTCCTGCTGCCTACACCTCCACCACATCGTCTACCTTAGGCTCGTCGCCAGCAGCCACCACTTGGCTCGCCACTCCGTCGACGTCACCAAGGACGACAAGCCGCttgagccgccgccgccggcggctGCAGAGACAGAGAGCACGCAGCAGCAGGAGGACGAGGATGGCGGGCTAAAGCTGGACCCGAGGCGGTTCGAGGAGAAGTTCGCGGTGCTGAACACGGGGGTCCACGAGTGCCGGTCCTGCGGGTACCGCTACGACCAGGCGGCGGGGGACCCGTCGTACCCGGTGCTGCCGGGCATCCCCTTCGCGCAGCTGCCCGACGACTGGCGGTGCCCCAACTGTGGCGTCGCGCAGTGCTTCTTCGAGAGAAAGAGCGTGGAGATCGCCGGGTTCGCGCAGAACCAGCAGTTCGGGATGGGCGGCAACTCCCTCACCTCTGGTCAGAAGGGACTGCTCATCTACGGCAGCCTCCTCATCGGCTTCCTCTTCTTCATCTCCGGCTACTTCCTGCAATGATGACGCCAACAACGACTCTTTCTGATCTGATCTGCTTTCTGTTTGTGTGAATAGAATACTTCGTCCGTGCATCTACTCCTCCCCACTCCCAGGGAACAACATTCATCATCAATCGGCTAGAAACTCTTTGGTTTAGATTTTTTTTGATTTGATGCGGTGATCGTTAAGTTCACAGGAACACCGAGCTCATATCCCCTccatggttgtaatatgtgggcaacaaaactacaaactagacacaaaaCATGTCATAGGCAGAGTGGTAGAGGAGGGTACGCGTGGTGCACACATATCTTATCCACCCATGGCCTGGCCTCCATCTGTGTTCCTGATGCCTGTGGCCATCACCAACCGcctgtgctatttttagtggcggtttcttaagaaatcCGCCACTAGAAAATCatggatttctagtggcggttttcttaaggaaccgccggtAGAAATCGATTTCTCGTGGCGGTTTTctcaaggaaccgccactagaaatcatttttatccttaatttttcgagtttttcaaacaacctcgtatgatgaaaccaccaaaataaaagttgtagatctctgaaagttataaaactttatagttgacaacttttttttgAAATCATTTTGTCTCTCAAAAATTGtatctaaatttgtcaaatttaaaattcaaattttgcaaacgacctcgtatgaaaaaagtgtcaaaatgaaagttgtagaacttcaaaaattattcaactttgtagttgacaacttttttatttgaattcgtttacggtctcaaacaagcaatttacactcatttggttgtaatatgtggcaacaaaactacaaactagacacaaaaCATGTCATAGGCAGAGTGGTAGAGGAGGGTACGCGTGGTGCACACATATCTTATCCACCCATGGCCTGGCCTCCATCTGTGTTCCTGATGCCCGTGGCCATCAC
It contains:
- the LOC103645696 gene encoding LOW QUALITY PROTEIN: uncharacterized protein (The sequence of the model RefSeq protein was modified relative to this genomic sequence to represent the inferred CDS: substituted 1 base at 1 genomic stop codon); amino-acid sequence: MALACAAARLVHPCIGMGMVSKHHPRTPPPSSCCLHLHHILYLRPVASSHHLARHSVDVTKDDKPLEPPPPAAAXTESTQQEEDEDGGPKLDPRRFVEKFAVLNTGVHECRSCGYRYDQEAGDPSYPVPPGLPFAQLPDDWRCPTCGATQSFFESKSVEIVGFAQNQQFGLGGNSLTSGQKDLLIYGSLLIGFLFFISGYFLQ